In Helicobacteraceae bacterium, a single window of DNA contains:
- the dxs gene encoding 1-deoxy-D-xylulose-5-phosphate synthase, whose translation MKPIKEQTIGELNETCASIRAKIIDTVSGNGGHLTSSLGAVELIVAMHYVFDPKSDPFIFDVSHQAYAHKLLTDRWESFGTLRKFGGVSGFTKPQESEFDYFIAGHSSTSVSVAVGAAKAIALKKESRSPIALIGDGALSAGMVYEALNELGDRKYPIVILINDNEMSIARPIGAISLSLSRAIAAPWFQKLKSVIDSAIGGNETFHYLAKRFEESLRLITPGILFEEMGLDYIGPVNGHDLGSLIAVLSRAKEMKKPVVVHARTIKGKGYEIAQGKLERWHGVGPFDKESGAPLKNGDAKSATAIYSDALLALARQDDTIAGVTAAMPSGTGLDKLIAEFPDRFWDVAIAEQHAVTSCAALAKEGFKPFCTIYSTFLQRGYDQIIHDCAIGELPVIFAIDRAGIVGEDGATHQGTLDVAYLRVVPNMTLFAPRDEASLIDATRFAACLGKPCAFRYPRGAFHPHEIAPFEPFALGKAQWLKRGEKLLLIGYGNGAAKALAVHKILAENGTNAGVLDLRFIKPIDKEALKIGAETYDRFAVISDSSITGGVSAAIAETLIEIDRLSVKIERFELPDEFLRHGSTRQIEESLGLSAKQIAQRLLDG comes from the coding sequence TTGAAACCAATAAAAGAGCAGACTATTGGCGAGCTTAACGAAACGTGCGCGTCGATTCGCGCCAAAATTATCGATACGGTCAGCGGCAACGGAGGACACCTGACGAGTTCGTTAGGCGCGGTGGAGCTAATCGTCGCTATGCACTACGTATTCGATCCCAAAAGCGATCCGTTTATCTTTGACGTTTCGCACCAAGCCTACGCGCATAAGCTGCTAACCGATCGCTGGGAGAGTTTCGGCACGCTTCGCAAATTCGGCGGCGTAAGCGGTTTTACAAAACCGCAAGAGAGCGAATTCGACTATTTTATCGCGGGACATAGCTCCACCAGCGTTAGCGTCGCGGTCGGCGCGGCGAAGGCGATCGCGCTGAAAAAAGAGAGTCGCTCGCCAATCGCGCTTATCGGCGACGGCGCGCTAAGCGCGGGCATGGTCTATGAGGCGCTTAACGAGCTTGGCGATCGCAAATACCCGATCGTTATCCTTATCAACGACAACGAGATGAGCATAGCAAGACCGATCGGAGCCATTAGCCTTTCGCTCTCTAGGGCGATCGCCGCGCCGTGGTTTCAGAAACTCAAATCCGTGATCGACTCCGCGATCGGCGGCAACGAGACCTTTCATTATCTGGCGAAACGTTTTGAGGAGAGCTTGCGGTTAATTACCCCCGGCATTCTGTTCGAGGAGATGGGGTTAGACTATATCGGACCGGTAAACGGACACGATCTAGGCTCGTTAATCGCCGTTTTATCCCGCGCCAAAGAGATGAAAAAGCCCGTCGTCGTCCATGCCCGCACAATCAAGGGCAAAGGCTACGAGATAGCGCAAGGCAAACTGGAGCGCTGGCACGGCGTGGGACCTTTCGACAAGGAGAGCGGAGCGCCGCTAAAAAACGGCGACGCAAAGAGCGCCACCGCGATCTACTCGGACGCGCTACTAGCGCTTGCCCGTCAAGACGACACGATCGCGGGCGTTACCGCCGCTATGCCAAGCGGAACGGGACTAGATAAGCTGATCGCCGAGTTCCCCGATCGTTTCTGGGACGTGGCGATCGCCGAGCAGCACGCCGTAACAAGTTGCGCCGCGCTTGCCAAAGAGGGCTTTAAGCCGTTTTGCACCATCTACTCCACCTTTTTGCAACGCGGCTACGATCAGATAATCCACGACTGCGCGATCGGCGAGCTGCCCGTGATCTTCGCGATCGATCGCGCCGGAATCGTCGGCGAGGACGGCGCCACTCATCAAGGAACGCTCGACGTCGCCTATCTGCGCGTCGTTCCCAATATGACGCTGTTTGCCCCGCGCGACGAAGCGAGCCTGATCGACGCTACGCGCTTTGCCGCCTGTTTGGGCAAACCGTGCGCTTTTCGATACCCTCGCGGCGCGTTCCACCCGCACGAGATCGCGCCGTTCGAGCCGTTTGCGTTGGGCAAGGCGCAATGGCTTAAACGCGGCGAAAAGTTGTTGTTGATAGGCTACGGAAACGGCGCGGCGAAAGCGCTCGCGGTTCATAAGATTCTCGCCGAAAACGGGACAAACGCGGGCGTTTTGGATCTGCGCTTTATCAAGCCGATCGATAAAGAGGCGCTTAAAATCGGCGCGGAAACCTACGATCGTTTCGCCGTTATCAGCGACTCCTCCATAACGGGCGGAGTTAGCGCCGCAATTGCGGAAACGCTAATCGAGATTGATCGTCTATCGGTTAAAATAGAGCGTTTTGAGCTGCCCGACGAGTTTTTGCGACACGGATCGACGCGCCAGATCGAGGAGAGCTTGGGGTTGAGCGCGAAACAGATCGCCCAAAGGTTGCTAGATGGCTGA
- the fliG gene encoding flagellar motor switch protein FliG, which yields MTLPPHLQTQFEEMSMAEKTAVFLMQMGEDVSAQIFAHLDIDAITEISKYIALSKNVDKQLGMAVLEEFYAIFQSNQYINSGGMEYAREILYKALGPEEARKVLEKLAKSMQSGQNFSYLSKIKPQQLSDFVLNEHPQAIALILAHMEASAAAETLSLFPDDLRGEVSMRMANLGDISPTIIKRVSTVLEKKLESLTTYKVEVGGPRAVADIFNRLGSKASKATLAYIEQIDEALASSIKEMMFTFEDIVKLDNQAVREILRSVDKKELTLALKTASDPLKDKFFSNMSQRASDTMREELQYLGAVKVREVEAAQRKIVDSVQQLAEQGVIEMGGEEEVVE from the coding sequence ATGACGTTGCCGCCGCATTTACAAACGCAGTTTGAAGAGATGTCGATGGCGGAGAAAACCGCCGTATTTTTGATGCAGATGGGCGAGGACGTCAGCGCGCAAATTTTCGCGCATTTAGATATTGACGCTATCACGGAAATCTCAAAATATATCGCGCTTTCTAAAAACGTAGATAAGCAGCTTGGCATGGCGGTGTTAGAGGAGTTCTACGCGATCTTTCAGTCCAACCAGTATATCAATAGCGGCGGCATGGAATACGCTAGAGAGATTTTATATAAAGCGCTAGGTCCCGAAGAGGCGCGAAAGGTGCTTGAAAAGCTCGCCAAATCAATGCAATCGGGACAAAATTTCAGCTATCTTTCCAAAATCAAACCGCAGCAGCTTTCGGATTTCGTTCTAAACGAACACCCGCAGGCAATCGCGCTGATCTTGGCGCACATGGAAGCGAGCGCGGCGGCGGAGACGCTCAGCCTGTTTCCGGACGATCTGCGCGGCGAAGTTTCAATGCGTATGGCGAATCTAGGCGACATTTCGCCGACGATCATAAAAAGGGTCTCTACGGTGCTTGAGAAAAAATTAGAGTCGCTTACAACCTACAAAGTAGAGGTGGGAGGACCGCGCGCGGTAGCGGATATATTCAATCGGCTTGGATCCAAAGCGAGCAAGGCGACGTTGGCGTATATCGAGCAGATCGACGAAGCTCTGGCAAGCTCGATCAAAGAGATGATGTTCACCTTCGAGGATATTGTTAAACTAGACAATCAAGCCGTCCGCGAGATTTTGCGATCGGTGGATAAGAAAGAGCTGACGCTGGCGCTTAAAACCGCCTCGGATCCGCTCAAAGACAAGTTTTTCTCCAATATGTCGCAAAGAGCGTCGGACACAATGCGCGAGGAGCTTCAATATCTTGGCGCCGTTAAAGTGCGCGAGGTGGAGGCGGCGCAAAGAAAGATTGTCGATAGCGTGCAACAGCTTGCCGAACAAGGCGTGATCGAGATGGGCGGCGAAGAAGAGGTGGTGGAGTAA